One part of the Dyadobacter sp. 676 genome encodes these proteins:
- the bioB gene encoding biotin synthase BioB, which produces MQTETIRTDWTLDEIEAIYNRPLLQLIYDAATVHRQWHDPERIQMCTLLSIKTGGCPEDCAYCGQAARYQTGINVKALMKKDDVVAIARRAREGGSSRFCMAAAWREVKDNRDFDRVLDMVTEVAALGLEVCCTLGMLTGAQAEKLKAAGLYAYNHNLDSSAEYYEQIITTRTYTDRLNTVDHVRKAGVSVCCGGIIGLGETRENRIQMLHTLATMPEHPESVPVNALARVQGTPLGNRKKIDTWEMVRMIATARILMPKAMVRLSAGRMEMSEYEQAFCFMAGANSIFTNENGELLVTPNPGINQDREMMEILGLKALVKEEVHA; this is translated from the coding sequence ATGCAAACCGAAACCATCCGTACCGACTGGACGCTCGACGAAATCGAAGCTATCTACAATCGCCCCTTACTGCAACTGATCTACGACGCAGCGACCGTCCACCGGCAATGGCACGACCCGGAGCGCATTCAGATGTGTACATTGTTGTCCATCAAAACGGGAGGTTGCCCTGAGGACTGTGCCTACTGCGGGCAAGCTGCCCGGTACCAGACCGGCATTAATGTAAAAGCATTGATGAAAAAGGACGACGTCGTGGCTATCGCCCGCCGTGCCCGTGAGGGCGGATCGAGCCGCTTCTGCATGGCCGCGGCCTGGCGGGAAGTGAAGGACAACCGCGATTTCGACCGCGTCCTCGACATGGTGACCGAAGTGGCCGCATTGGGCCTCGAAGTATGCTGCACGCTGGGCATGCTCACCGGGGCCCAGGCCGAAAAGCTCAAAGCCGCCGGCCTGTATGCCTACAACCACAACCTCGACTCGTCGGCTGAATATTATGAGCAAATCATTACCACCCGCACTTATACCGACCGCCTGAATACCGTCGACCATGTGCGTAAAGCGGGTGTATCCGTATGCTGCGGAGGCATCATCGGTCTGGGTGAAACCCGTGAAAACCGCATTCAAATGCTTCACACACTGGCAACCATGCCCGAGCACCCGGAATCCGTACCTGTAAACGCCCTCGCGCGCGTGCAGGGAACGCCGCTGGGCAATAGGAAAAAGATCGACACCTGGGAAATGGTACGCATGATCGCCACCGCCCGCATTCTCATGCCCAAAGCCATGGTCCGCCTCAGCGCCGGGCGCATGGAAATGAGCGAATATGAGCAGGCGTTCTGCTTTATGGCGGGAGCCAATTCCATTTTTACGAATGAGAACGGGGAGTTGCTGGTAACACCAAACCCGGGGATAAACCAGGATCGGGAGATGATGGAAATTTTGGGGCTGAAGGCTTTGGTTAAAGAGGAGGTGCATGCCTAG